In Streptomyces sp. NBC_00483, a single window of DNA contains:
- a CDS encoding nitronate monooxygenase → MTWHDAVMSSALTDLCPLPIVQAPMAGGASHPALVAAVAEAGGLGFLAAGYKTADGMYEEIKQARALTARPFGVNLFMPQTEHADPATVEVYRNQLAGEATWYRTPLGETDSCSDDGYDAKLAILVDDSVPLVTFTFGCPRRSVVQALQRVGTKVGVTVTSVEEAQAAQEAGADLVCVQGVEAGGHQGTHRDNPEADGSGFGLLSLIVQVREAVQLPIIAAGGIMRGAQIAAVLAAGADLAQLGTAFLVTPESGAPEPHKQAMTNPLFTRTELTRAFSGRPARGLVNRFMREHGPYAPAAYPQVHHMTSPLRKAAAKAGDPQGMALWAGQGHRLARELPAGQLVEVLAAELDAARAALTQRGAA, encoded by the coding sequence GTGACATGGCACGATGCGGTCATGTCCTCCGCACTGACCGATCTCTGCCCACTTCCGATCGTGCAGGCCCCCATGGCGGGCGGCGCTTCGCACCCCGCACTGGTCGCCGCCGTGGCCGAGGCGGGCGGGCTCGGGTTTCTCGCCGCCGGGTACAAAACGGCCGACGGGATGTACGAGGAGATCAAACAGGCGCGGGCGCTGACCGCCAGGCCCTTCGGCGTCAACCTCTTCATGCCGCAGACCGAGCACGCGGACCCGGCCACCGTCGAGGTCTACCGCAACCAGCTCGCGGGCGAGGCCACCTGGTACCGCACCCCGCTCGGGGAGACCGACAGCTGCAGCGACGACGGCTACGACGCCAAGCTCGCGATCCTCGTCGACGACTCCGTTCCGCTGGTCACCTTCACCTTCGGCTGCCCCCGGCGCTCGGTCGTACAGGCGCTGCAGCGCGTGGGCACGAAGGTCGGGGTCACCGTCACGTCGGTGGAGGAGGCGCAGGCCGCGCAGGAGGCCGGCGCCGACCTGGTGTGCGTACAGGGGGTCGAGGCCGGCGGGCATCAGGGCACGCACCGGGACAACCCCGAGGCCGACGGGAGCGGGTTCGGCCTGCTCTCGCTGATCGTGCAGGTGCGCGAGGCCGTGCAGCTGCCGATCATCGCCGCCGGCGGGATCATGCGCGGCGCGCAGATCGCCGCGGTGCTCGCGGCCGGCGCCGACCTCGCGCAGCTCGGCACCGCGTTCCTGGTCACCCCGGAGTCCGGGGCACCGGAGCCGCACAAGCAGGCCATGACCAACCCGCTGTTCACCCGGACCGAACTGACCCGTGCCTTCTCCGGGCGGCCCGCGCGCGGGCTCGTCAACCGGTTCATGCGTGAGCACGGCCCGTACGCCCCCGCCGCGTACCCGCAGGTCCACCACATGACGTCGCCGCTGCGCAAGGCCGCCGCCAAGGCCGGTGACCCGCAGGGCATGGCGCTGTGGGCGGGCCAGGGGCACCGGCTCGCGCGGGAGCTCCCTGCCGGGCAGCTCGTGGAGGTCCTCGCGGCCGAACTCGACGCCGCCAGGGCCGCGTTGACGCAGCGGGGCGCCGCCTGA
- a CDS encoding histidine triad nucleotide-binding protein, which produces MDDCLFCKIVAGDVPATLVRETESTVAFRDINPQAPTHVLVIPRLHYTDAASLAAAEPAIAADVLREAGEVAKEEKLDSYRIVFNTGSGAGQTVFHAHAHVLGGRGLQWPPG; this is translated from the coding sequence ATGGACGACTGCCTGTTCTGCAAGATTGTCGCGGGGGACGTCCCCGCCACACTGGTCCGCGAGACGGAGTCCACCGTCGCGTTCCGGGACATCAACCCCCAGGCGCCCACCCACGTCCTGGTCATCCCGCGGCTTCACTACACCGACGCCGCCTCCCTCGCCGCCGCCGAACCGGCCATCGCCGCGGACGTGCTGCGCGAGGCCGGCGAGGTCGCCAAGGAAGAGAAGCTGGACAGCTACCGGATCGTGTTCAACACCGGCAGCGGCGCGGGCCAGACCGTCTTCCACGCGCACGCCCACGTCCTCGGCGGCCGCGGCCTGCAGTGGCCCCCCGGATAG
- the dnaJ gene encoding molecular chaperone DnaJ, which produces MATDYYAVLGVRRDASQDEIKKAFRRLARELHPDVNPDPKTQERFKEINAAYEVLSDPQKKQVYDLGGDPLSQSGGGGAGGFGAGGFGNFSDIMDAFFGTASQRGPRSRTRRGQDAMIRLEIELDEAAFGTTKDIQVDTAVVCTTCSGEGAAPGTSAQTCDMCRGRGEVSQVTRSFLGQVMTSRPCPQCQGFGTVVPTPCPECAGDGRIRSRRTLTVKIPAGVDNGTRIQLAGEGEVGPGGGPAGDLYVEIHELPHPTFQRRGDDLHCTVTIPMTAAALGTKVPLETLDGTEEVDIRPGTQSGQSVPLHGRGITHLRGGGRGDLIVHVEVMTPQKLDPEQERVLRELAKLRGEERPTGQFQPGQQGLFSRLKDAFNGR; this is translated from the coding sequence GTGGCCACGGACTACTACGCCGTACTAGGCGTGCGCCGCGACGCTTCCCAGGACGAAATCAAGAAGGCCTTCCGAAGGCTGGCGCGTGAGCTTCACCCGGATGTGAATCCGGACCCGAAGACTCAGGAGCGCTTCAAGGAGATCAACGCCGCCTACGAGGTGCTCTCCGACCCGCAGAAGAAGCAGGTCTACGACCTCGGGGGCGACCCCCTGTCGCAGTCCGGTGGAGGCGGGGCCGGTGGCTTCGGCGCCGGTGGGTTCGGGAACTTCTCGGACATCATGGACGCCTTCTTCGGCACGGCGTCGCAGCGCGGGCCCCGGTCCCGTACGCGGCGCGGCCAGGACGCCATGATCCGGCTCGAGATCGAGCTGGACGAGGCGGCCTTCGGCACCACGAAGGACATTCAGGTCGACACGGCTGTGGTCTGTACGACCTGCAGCGGTGAGGGCGCGGCGCCCGGTACCTCGGCGCAGACCTGCGACATGTGTCGCGGGCGCGGTGAGGTCTCGCAGGTGACGCGGTCCTTCCTCGGCCAGGTCATGACCTCGCGGCCGTGCCCGCAGTGCCAGGGATTCGGCACGGTCGTGCCCACTCCGTGCCCGGAGTGCGCGGGCGACGGGCGCATCCGCTCCCGTCGGACCCTGACCGTGAAGATCCCGGCCGGTGTGGACAACGGCACGCGGATCCAGCTCGCGGGCGAGGGCGAGGTCGGCCCCGGTGGCGGCCCCGCCGGTGACCTCTACGTGGAGATCCACGAACTCCCGCACCCGACCTTCCAGCGGCGCGGCGACGATCTGCACTGCACGGTGACCATCCCGATGACGGCGGCGGCCCTCGGCACGAAGGTGCCGCTGGAGACGCTCGACGGCACGGAGGAGGTCGACATCCGGCCGGGCACGCAGTCCGGCCAATCGGTTCCGCTGCACGGGCGCGGTATCACGCATCTGCGGGGCGGCGGCCGTGGTGACCTCATCGTGCACGTCGAGGTCATGACGCCGCAGAAGTTGGACCCGGAGCAGGAGCGGGTGCTGCGGGAGCTTGCCAAGCTGCGCGGCGAGGAGCGGCCCACGGGGCAGTTCCAGCCGGGTCAGCAGGGGCTCTTCTCCCGCCTGAAGGACGCGTTCAACGGCCGTTGA
- the hrcA gene encoding heat-inducible transcriptional repressor HrcA: MLNERRLEVLRAIVQDYVGTEEPVGSKALTERHKLGVSPATVRNDMAALEDEGFIAQPHTSAGRIPTDKGYRLFVDKLTAVKPMAAPERRAIQNFLDGAVDLDDVVGRTVRLLAQLTRQVAIVQYPSLTRSTVRHVELLALAPARLMLVLITDTGRVEQRMIDCPAPFGESSLADLRARLNSRVAGRRFADVPQLVQDLPDAFEQEDRGTVSTVLSTLLETLVEETEERLMIGGTANLTRFGHDFPLTIRPVLEALEEQVVLLKLLGELGDSGMAVRIGHENAHEGLNSTSVVSVGYGSGGEAVAKLGVVGPTRMDYPGTMGAVRAVARYVGQILAES, from the coding sequence ATGCTCAATGAACGCAGGCTCGAAGTGCTGCGCGCCATCGTCCAGGACTACGTCGGCACCGAGGAGCCCGTCGGCTCCAAGGCGCTCACCGAGCGGCACAAGCTCGGGGTCTCGCCGGCGACCGTGCGCAACGACATGGCAGCCCTGGAGGACGAGGGATTCATCGCCCAGCCGCACACCAGTGCCGGGCGCATCCCCACCGACAAGGGCTACCGCCTGTTCGTCGACAAGCTCACCGCCGTGAAGCCGATGGCCGCGCCCGAGCGGCGTGCCATCCAGAACTTCCTGGACGGCGCCGTCGATCTCGACGACGTCGTCGGACGCACCGTACGGCTGCTCGCGCAGCTGACGCGGCAGGTGGCGATCGTCCAGTACCCGTCCCTGACCCGGTCCACCGTGCGCCATGTCGAGCTGCTCGCGCTCGCACCCGCCCGTCTGATGCTCGTACTGATCACGGACACCGGGCGCGTGGAGCAGCGGATGATCGACTGCCCGGCGCCGTTCGGTGAGTCGTCCCTGGCGGACCTGCGGGCCCGGCTGAACAGCCGCGTCGCGGGCCGCAGGTTCGCCGACGTGCCGCAGCTGGTGCAGGACCTGCCGGACGCCTTCGAGCAGGAGGACCGGGGCACGGTCTCCACGGTGCTCTCCACCCTTCTGGAGACACTCGTCGAGGAGACCGAGGAGCGGCTGATGATCGGCGGAACCGCCAATCTCACTCGCTTCGGACATGATTTTCCCCTCACCATCCGGCCCGTTCTGGAAGCATTGGAGGAGCAGGTCGTGCTCCTCAAGCTCCTTGGCGAGCTGGGAGATTCGGGCATGGCCGTACGGATCGGTCATGAGAACGCCCATGAGGGACTCAACTCCACGTCCGTCGTGTCGGTCGGCTACGGTTCGGGCGGCGAGGCAGTGGCCAAGCTCGGCGTGGTCGGCCCGACCCGCATGGATTACCCGGGAACGATGGGAGCAGTACGCGCAGTGGCACGTTACGTCGGACAGATCCTGGCGGAGTCGTAA
- a CDS encoding MBL fold metallo-hydrolase gives MEFAQRIDWASVGWEGLAPNVGRVRLPGLDCTSGLVVGEEAALLIDTGSSLREGARLRADARALLGAHRRVTHVALTHPHFDHVLGTAAFAGVEVYGAVGIDTLFERGAEGLRADAVRHGVDPDAATEAVDILVTPPHRVCGEWTLDLGGLTVLLANIGPAHSGHDLAVLVPGSPEIVFCGDLVEESGEPQAGPDAAPRHWPAALDRLLDLGGEDAVYVPGHGSAVNAQFVRAQRATLATRFGVS, from the coding sequence ATGGAGTTCGCGCAGCGTATCGATTGGGCCTCGGTGGGTTGGGAGGGGCTCGCGCCGAATGTGGGGCGGGTGCGGTTGCCGGGCCTGGACTGCACGAGTGGCCTCGTCGTGGGTGAAGAAGCGGCGCTCTTGATCGACACCGGATCCTCACTCCGTGAAGGCGCCCGGCTGCGCGCCGATGCCCGCGCGCTCCTCGGGGCGCACCGGAGAGTGACCCATGTCGCGTTGACGCACCCGCACTTCGACCACGTGCTCGGCACGGCCGCGTTCGCGGGCGTCGAGGTGTACGGGGCGGTGGGCATCGACACCCTCTTCGAGCGCGGCGCCGAGGGGCTGCGCGCCGACGCGGTGCGGCACGGTGTCGACCCGGACGCGGCGACCGAGGCGGTCGACATCCTCGTCACCCCGCCGCACCGGGTGTGCGGCGAGTGGACGCTCGACCTGGGCGGCCTGACGGTGCTGCTCGCGAACATCGGCCCGGCGCACAGCGGCCATGACCTGGCCGTACTGGTTCCGGGGTCCCCGGAGATCGTCTTCTGCGGCGACCTGGTCGAAGAGTCGGGCGAACCTCAGGCGGGCCCGGACGCGGCACCGCGCCACTGGCCCGCGGCGCTCGACCGGCTCCTCGACCTCGGCGGCGAGGACGCGGTGTACGTCCCGGGGCACGGTTCGGCGGTGAATGCGCAGTTCGTCCGCGCGCAACGCGCCACATTGGCGACGCGTTTCGGCGTGTCGTAG
- a CDS encoding S41 family peptidase, protein MTTPAYLRFPHLHGELVVFTAEDDVWAAPLDGGRAWRVSADNMPVGNPRLSPDGETVAWTSRRDGAPEVHIAPVAGGPAKRLTHWGSWTTSVRGWTPDGRVLATTTHGQASLRRSWARAVPLDGGPAETLPYGPVGGVAFGPGTQVLLLSAPMGREAAWWKRYRGGTAGKLWIDRAAAGEGGAGDFVRLHAELDGNIECPMWVGDRVAFLSDHEGVGALYSSLSDGTELRRHSGLDGFYARHAATDGERVVYASAGELWAVEGLDEGVEARRLDIRLGGQRVDLQPRPVDAANWFGAASPDHTGRGSAVNVRGAVHWVTHRAGPARALAAEPGVRARLPHTFRVDGEEHVVWVTDAEGDDALEFAPATGAAPGATPRRLGAGRLGRVLALTVAPDGGRVAVASHDGRVLLVERDSGDVREVDRSEDGNATGLAFSPDSAWLAWSHPGPHDLRQLKLANATDLSVSEATPLRFRDYAPAFTLDGKHLAFLSARSFDPVYDEHAFDLAFVSGSRPHLITLAATTPSPFGPQRHGRAFDTPDKDETPDSEGAPATRVDLEGLLDRIVPFPVEAARYSRLRTAKDGVLWLRHPVRGVLGDSRAGLDAPEPKNRLERYDLAQQRIEEIGADADHFEVTGDGKRVLLWTGEVLKVVPSDRRPAHDDDSDTNITVDLSRVSQIVDPAAEWRQMYDEAGRLMRDNFWRADMNGVDWDGVLERYRPVLDRLATHDDLVDLLWEVQGELGTSHAYVIPRGGRWTSARRQGLLGADISRHEDGSWVVDRVLPSETSDPRARSPLTAPGVAVRAGDAIVAVGGRPVDPVTGPAPLLVGTADKPVELTVSPAGGGDPRHVIVVPLDDEEPLRYHAWVADRRAYVHEQSGGRLGYLHVPDMQAPGWAQIHRDLSVEVAREGLVVDVRENRGGHTSQLVVEKLARRVVGWDVPRGSRPFTYPMDAPRGPVVAVANEFSGSDGDIVNAAIKALGIGPVVGVRTWGGVIGIDSRYRLVDGTLVTQPKYATWMEGYGWGLENHGVDPDVEVVMAPQDAAAGRDPQLDEAIRIALAALVENPAKAAPTLPRVSGE, encoded by the coding sequence GTGACGACTCCTGCGTACCTCCGGTTCCCGCACCTGCACGGCGAGTTGGTGGTCTTCACCGCCGAGGACGACGTGTGGGCCGCGCCCCTCGACGGCGGCCGCGCCTGGCGGGTCAGCGCCGACAACATGCCCGTCGGCAACCCCCGGCTCTCCCCGGACGGCGAGACGGTCGCCTGGACCTCGCGCCGCGACGGAGCGCCGGAGGTGCACATCGCCCCGGTGGCCGGCGGGCCCGCCAAGCGCCTGACGCACTGGGGGAGTTGGACGACCAGCGTGCGCGGCTGGACGCCCGACGGGCGGGTCCTCGCCACCACCACGCACGGCCAGGCCTCGCTGCGCCGCAGCTGGGCGCGGGCCGTGCCGCTGGACGGCGGACCCGCCGAGACCCTGCCGTACGGGCCCGTGGGCGGCGTCGCGTTCGGGCCCGGGACCCAGGTGCTGCTGCTGTCCGCGCCGATGGGGCGGGAGGCCGCGTGGTGGAAGCGGTACCGGGGCGGCACGGCGGGCAAGTTGTGGATCGACCGGGCTGCCGCGGGCGAGGGCGGGGCAGGGGACTTCGTACGGCTGCACGCCGAGCTCGACGGGAACATCGAGTGCCCCATGTGGGTGGGGGACCGGGTCGCGTTCCTCTCCGACCACGAGGGCGTCGGCGCGCTCTACTCCTCCCTCTCCGACGGGACCGAACTGCGGCGGCACAGCGGCCTTGACGGCTTCTACGCGCGGCACGCCGCCACCGACGGCGAGCGGGTCGTCTACGCGAGCGCCGGTGAACTGTGGGCCGTCGAGGGGCTCGACGAGGGCGTGGAGGCGCGCCGGCTCGACATCCGCCTCGGCGGCCAGCGCGTCGATCTGCAGCCGCGGCCCGTCGACGCCGCGAACTGGTTCGGCGCCGCGTCCCCCGACCACACCGGTCGCGGCAGCGCCGTGAACGTACGCGGCGCCGTGCACTGGGTGACCCACCGTGCGGGCCCCGCCCGCGCGCTCGCCGCCGAACCGGGCGTACGCGCCCGGCTCCCGCACACCTTCCGCGTGGACGGCGAGGAACACGTCGTGTGGGTGACGGACGCCGAGGGCGACGACGCCCTGGAGTTCGCGCCCGCCACCGGGGCCGCGCCGGGCGCCACGCCGCGCAGGCTCGGCGCGGGCCGGCTCGGCCGGGTGCTCGCCCTGACGGTGGCGCCGGACGGCGGCCGGGTCGCCGTCGCCTCGCACGACGGCCGGGTACTGCTCGTCGAGCGGGACAGCGGCGACGTACGGGAGGTGGACCGCAGCGAGGACGGGAACGCCACGGGGCTCGCGTTCTCCCCGGACTCGGCGTGGCTCGCCTGGTCGCACCCCGGCCCGCACGACCTGCGCCAGCTCAAGCTCGCCAACGCCACCGACCTGTCCGTCAGCGAGGCGACCCCGCTGCGCTTCCGGGACTACGCGCCCGCGTTCACGCTCGACGGCAAGCACCTGGCGTTCCTGTCGGCGCGCTCCTTCGACCCGGTCTACGACGAGCACGCCTTCGACCTCGCGTTCGTCAGCGGCTCGCGGCCGCACCTGATCACGCTGGCCGCGACGACCCCGTCCCCGTTCGGGCCGCAGCGGCACGGCCGGGCCTTCGACACTCCCGACAAGGACGAGACGCCCGACAGCGAGGGCGCGCCCGCGACCCGGGTCGACCTGGAGGGCCTGCTCGACCGCATCGTGCCGTTCCCGGTGGAGGCCGCGCGCTACTCCAGGCTGCGGACTGCCAAGGACGGCGTGCTGTGGCTGCGGCACCCGGTGCGCGGCGTGCTCGGCGACTCCCGGGCCGGTCTCGACGCGCCGGAGCCCAAGAACCGCCTGGAGCGCTACGACCTGGCCCAGCAGCGCATCGAGGAGATCGGCGCCGACGCCGACCACTTCGAGGTCACGGGCGACGGCAAGCGGGTGCTGCTGTGGACCGGCGAGGTCCTGAAGGTGGTCCCCAGCGACCGGCGGCCCGCGCACGACGACGACAGCGACACGAACATCACCGTCGACCTGTCCCGGGTCAGCCAGATCGTCGACCCGGCGGCCGAGTGGCGGCAGATGTACGACGAGGCCGGGCGCCTCATGCGGGACAACTTCTGGCGCGCCGACATGAACGGGGTGGACTGGGACGGGGTGTTGGAGCGGTACCGGCCGGTGCTCGACCGGCTCGCCACGCACGACGACCTGGTCGACCTGCTGTGGGAGGTGCAGGGTGAGCTCGGGACCTCGCACGCGTATGTGATCCCGAGGGGCGGGCGGTGGACCTCCGCGCGCCGACAGGGGCTGCTCGGCGCCGACATCTCCCGTCATGAGGACGGCAGTTGGGTCGTCGACCGGGTGCTGCCCTCCGAGACGTCCGACCCGCGCGCCCGTTCCCCGCTCACCGCGCCCGGTGTCGCGGTGCGCGCCGGGGACGCGATCGTGGCGGTGGGCGGGCGGCCGGTCGATCCGGTGACCGGGCCCGCGCCGCTGCTGGTCGGCACCGCCGACAAGCCGGTCGAGCTGACGGTCTCGCCGGCCGGTGGCGGCGATCCGCGGCACGTGATCGTCGTGCCGCTCGACGACGAGGAACCGCTGCGGTACCACGCGTGGGTGGCCGATCGCCGGGCGTACGTCCACGAGCAGTCGGGTGGGCGGCTCGGCTACCTCCACGTCCCGGACATGCAGGCGCCGGGCTGGGCCCAGATCCACCGGGACCTGAGCGTGGAGGTGGCGCGGGAGGGGCTTGTCGTGGACGTCCGGGAGAACCGGGGCGGGCACACGTCGCAGCTCGTCGTGGAGAAGTTGGCGCGGCGCGTCGTGGGCTGGGACGTGCCGCGGGGCAGTCGCCCCTTCACGTATCCGATGGACGCGCCGCGCGGTCCTGTCGTGGCGGTGGCCAACGAGTTCTCCGGCTCGGACGGTGACATCGTCAACGCGGCGATCAAGGCGCTCGGTATCGGGCCCGTCGTGGGTGTACGTACCTGGGGCGGCGTCATCGGCATCGACAGCCGGTACCGGTTGGTGGACGGGACGTTGGTCACGCAGCCGAAGTATGCGACGTGGATGGAGGGTTACGGGTGGGGTCTGGAGAACCACGGGGTGGACCCTGACGTGGAGGTGGTGATGGCCCCGCAGGACGCGGCGGCGGGGCGTGACCCGCAGTTGGACGAGGCGATCCGCATCGCGCTGGCCGCGCTGGTCGAGAACCCGGCGAAGGCCGCGCCCACGCTGCCGCGGGTTTCGGGGGAGTAG
- a CDS encoding 16S rRNA (uracil(1498)-N(3))-methyltransferase, with the protein MTAPVFVVEGAVPGDRAYVLDGPEGRHAVSVKRLRAGETVTLTDGLGSWCEAVVTGSEGKDRLLVDAGPVHVETEERPRITVVQALPKGDRGELAVETMTETGVDAIVPWAASRCITQWRGDRGLKALGKWRATAREAGKQSRRVRFPDVGEAATTKEVAALLAGADFAAVLHEDRDTPSGALASAELPDSGEIVLVVGPEGGVSPEELTVFEEAGARPMRLGRSVLRTSTAGTAAVALLLGRTGRWG; encoded by the coding sequence ATGACCGCTCCGGTATTCGTCGTCGAGGGGGCCGTCCCCGGCGACCGCGCGTATGTGCTCGACGGGCCCGAGGGGCGCCACGCCGTCTCCGTGAAGCGGCTGCGGGCCGGGGAGACGGTGACGCTCACCGACGGGCTCGGCTCGTGGTGCGAGGCCGTCGTCACCGGCAGTGAGGGCAAGGACCGGCTGCTCGTCGACGCGGGCCCCGTGCACGTGGAGACCGAGGAGCGGCCGCGGATCACCGTCGTACAGGCGCTGCCCAAGGGCGACCGGGGCGAGCTCGCCGTGGAGACCATGACCGAGACCGGCGTCGACGCGATCGTGCCGTGGGCCGCCTCCCGGTGCATCACGCAGTGGCGCGGCGACCGCGGGCTCAAGGCGCTCGGCAAGTGGCGGGCCACCGCGCGGGAGGCCGGGAAGCAGTCGCGGCGGGTGCGGTTTCCGGACGTCGGGGAGGCCGCGACGACGAAGGAAGTCGCCGCGCTGCTCGCCGGGGCGGACTTCGCGGCGGTGCTGCACGAGGACCGGGACACCCCGAGCGGGGCGCTGGCTTCGGCCGAACTCCCGGACAGCGGCGAGATCGTGCTCGTCGTCGGCCCCGAAGGCGGCGTGTCGCCCGAGGAGTTGACGGTTTTCGAGGAGGCCGGGGCGCGGCCGATGCGGCTCGGGCGGAGCGTCCTGCGCACGTCGACGGCCGGAACGGCGGCGGTGGCGTTGCTGCTGGGACGTACGGGACGGTGGGGGTAG